The following DNA comes from Phycisphaerae bacterium.
TGCTGTCCTCCGTTCTCGCCGATCCGGAAGGGAAGACCGACGCCGGCGAAGTCTACCTGATCTACGGTTTCTCGACTCCCATCAAGCCGAGGAAGTGAGCATGTGAGTGTACGGGGGCGCCGACGGCGGCGGGGCTGGTTGCCCCGGGTGAGCAAAGATACGAACCGATGTGAGTGACAGGAAACAAAGACCATGTCGCAGAAGATGAACAGCAGTAACTCGGGGGTACGAGTTGCGGTCCTGGCGTTAGCCCTTGCGACGGCATTGGGCGGATCGTTTGCCGCATGGGCCAAGGATGTGCCGACGGGCTTCCCGCCGGGATCGCCGTTTGGGCGTCCCCCGGGGCCGTTCCCGCCGAAGAGGCTGTCTCCCGATTTGCCTTGGTGCCGGTATCCCTATCGCACGCAGGCACCGTCTCAGCTCAAGACAGCGCCCCAGAAGGCGCGGGTCGTGACCTTGCAGGAAATCGAGCCCAACGACATCGGTTGGCAGGCTCAGACGGTTCCGGTCAGTTCGAGCATCGGCGACGAGATCGATGCGACGGTAAAGGGCAGCATCGAGCAGGGCGATGACGTCGATTTCTACCGCATTTTCGTGAACAAGGGCGACGTTGTGGGGCTGGCGGTGACGACCAACCGCGACCCGTATGATTCTCGGCCGGATCTGGGTCTTGATCCGGTCGTGGCGGTTTGTGATTTGACGGAAGACGTTCTTGTCAAAAACGATGATGACGGCGGGATCACTTCGATCTATCCTCCGTCTTCTCCGCTGCCGCGCATCGAGACGCCCTATTATTGGTTCTACCGATGGGATTCGGCTTTGTCGTGGATCGCGCCTGAGACCGGCGACTACCTGATCCGCGTGACCTCGTTCGAATCAAGCCGCAGAGGTGATTACGAGTTGAAAATCGTGCTTCGGCGGCCGGCCCACGAGCACCAGGCGGTCGGTGCCACGCAGATCATCTTTCTCGATTTCGACGGTGTTGAGGATTTCAACGCCGTCGAGGTTTTCGGGTACGGCTGGTACCTGACGGATCTCTCGCCGATGCGAGACTTCCTATCTCGGTGGGGCCTGACCCTTGCTGATGAGGCGGCTGTGGTTGATGCAGTGGTGGCCGTCTTCCAGGAGCGTCTGGACAACATCCGCCGCGCGGATCTCAACGGCGATCGTGATGTCGACTCCGTAGACGGGCACATGGATGTCGAGATCCGGAACAGTCGCGATCACGCTGACCCCTGGGGCCAGCCGAATGTGACGCGGATCATTATCGGCGGTTCGATGTACGAACTGGGTATTCCGACGCTCGGCATCGCTCAGTCGATCGATCCGGGCAACTTCGCTCCCGAGGAGACGGCGGTGGTGTTGCTCGACTACCTCAGCGATCCGGACCCGACAAACCTGGATTCGATCAATGCCATTCCGCGGGCACCCAACTTCAGCATGGTCGATGCCGTCGGTCGCGTTGTGGGCGCCATTGCCGCGCATGAAGCCGTTCATACGCTCGGTTTGTGGCACACCGACAACTCGAATGATGTGGCGTGCCTGATCGATACCGGCGGCAACGGAATCGCAGACGAGGGGGGCGTTGGTCCGGACGGAATCATGGGGACGGGGGACGACGAGATGCCGGAACTCGTGCCCGATGAATATGACCCGTACGAAGGAGTCGGGACGGACGGTCTTGAGTTGACTGATGTTCGCGTCGCCTTTGCGCTGTCAACCGGCAAGCGTCTGGATATCGAGCCTCCGCCGCCGGTGACCGAGGTTCCCCTGGTGTCGATCTCGGCGATGCCGAAGATCGGGGTGGCACCGCTGACGGTGAATTTCGCCGGAGGCGGCGTTGATCCCTCGGGCGGCCAGTTCGTGGTGTTCAACTGGGACTTTGGGGACCAGACGGCCGGAACCGGCGCGTATGTGAGTCACACCTACAACGCGCCCGGAACCTACGTCGTGAGGCTGTCGGGTGTCACGAACAACGCCGAGACTGCTCAGACGGTGACCGAGGTGATCGTTCTGTCTCAACCCAATCAGTTGCCGTCGGCTCGCATCATCGCCACACCTACCAAGGGGGCCGCCCCATTGATGGTTTTGTTCCAGGCGGAGGCGGAAGATCCCGACGGCGAGATCATCAGTTACGGCTGGGACTTTGGCGACGGCCAGGGCGGGAGTGGGCAGGCGATCGATCATGTCTACCTGGCACAGGGTGTTTACGTGGTGACTCTGTCGGTGACCGACAATCTGGGCGCGACGCAGCGAGTGACCAAGGTCATCACGGTCACCGGACCGTCGCCAAGCGCCAGCGCCAACGAGCCCGGTGATACCGGTGCCGGCCTGCCGATTCCGTTGGTCAATACTTGCGGTGCCGGCGCTGCTTCGGGCCTGGTTGCCACACTGGCCGGTCTGATGGGTATGGCCTTGATGCGGCGACGACACTGATCGCCCGGGAGGCTCGCGGCAGGACGCGCTGGGGGGGCGGCGATGTGCCGGGGGTTACTGCGCGGCCGAGTCGGAACGATTCGCCCGCTTTGCCGAATGCATGGCGTTTAAAACCATCTTTAGACATCATAATCTTGTTCCGGCCATCCGGGCGTCGCAACCGCTAGCTTCCTGATACCAGGGCGACGGATCACGCCTCGCGGGGGAGTGGGTTGACCCGACTGATGAATTCGCCCTGGGCGGTTTCGGTGGCGACGTCCTGGCCGGCGGACACTTGATGGGCGGCCGTGATGATCCGCCGATCCGGCATTCGCCGCGTGATGGTGAAGCCGCGGGCCAGCGTACCGCGGTAGCTGGTGGCCTGCAGCCGGGCTTCGAGTGAATCAAGCCGATCGCGGGTATTCTCAATGCGATGGCGTAAGGTTTGCTCAAGGGCGTGCTGGAGCGCCTTGAGGTCCTGCCGGTGCCGTGGAATCCGGACGGCCGGCGAGGCGGCCAAGAATGCCTCACGAGCGAGCTCGAGGCGTCGTTCCGATCGTCGGACCTGTTGCTGCAAGGCCCAGTTGAGCCTGTAAGCGATCTGAACCACACGAGCGTGTTCCTGTTGCAGGAAAGCCTTGGGTTGGATCGCAGCCAGTATCGCCTCGAAACGGTTGAGTCGACGATGTGCGTCGGCGGTTCGCCGGGACAGCAGCAGTCGCAGCCGCGAGGCGATCTCGTCCAGGCTTTGTTCACGGCGATGAAGGATAGCCAGCGGATCGCGGAACCACTCCAGCCGTTCAAGGCCGGCGAGGCGTGATTGAGCCATTGCCACCTGATGATTCATTGCCCGGCCAAGCCGTCGGGCCACGTCGGTCAGGCTGTTGAGGATCTCGGCGGCGGACGGCACGGCCGCCACGGCCGCGGCAGTGGGGGTTGGGGCTCGCAAGTCGGCCGCCAGATCGCAGATGGTGACGTCCACCTCATGGCCGACCCCGCTGATGATGGGGATCCGGCCGGCGACCACTGCTCGGGCCACGATTTCCTCGTTGAAGGCCCACAGGTCTTCCAGTGAGCCGCCCCCGCGTCCGACGATTATCACATCAATGTTTCCGAGGGCTGCCGACTGCTCGTTGAGCCGGCGGATTGCCGTTGCGATTTCCTCGGCCGCGCCCTCGCCCTGTACTCGTACCGGATAAACGAAGACCCAGACGCAGGGGAAACGCCGTTGCAGCGTCCTGAGGATGTCTCGGATGGCCGCCCCGGTCGGGCTGGTTACCACGGCGATTCGCTGGGGGAAGCGGGGCAGCGGTTTCTTACGTTCCTTATCGAACAGTCCCTCCTTGGCGAGTCGGGCGTGCAATTGACGAAACGCCAGATCGAGGGCCCCCGTTCCACGGGGCTCAAGCTTGCGGATGATGAACTGGTACTGCCCGCGTGGCTCGTAGACCTCCACGTGGCCGGTGGCGATGACTTCCATGCCGTCGGTCGGCTTGAACTTGATCGCCGAGGCCGCCGATCGCCACACCACGGCCCGAATCTCGCTGTTTTTGTCCTTTAGCGTCAAGTAGAAATGCCCGCTGTCGGCCCGTTTGAGGTTGCTGATCTCGCCGACCAGGTGGATGGTTCCCGGCAGGGAGTCAGCGATCAGCAGCTTGATCAGGGCATTCAACTGCGAGACGGTCATTTCGCTCGGCACCGCCGGCCTGGCCTTGGCGACGGCCATTCGATCGGGATCAAAGGCAGGACGCGGCGATTCCATTACCTGGGATCGTAGGGCTTCGCATCGCGCGCCGCAATAGCGGTCGGCCAGCGATCGCGCACAAGGGGTTCGTTACGCAAGACGCCGTCTGGGATGGTATCGCGAGAGGAGAGCAGGTGGGACGCCGGTGCCGCCTGGGCTCCTGGAGCGTGCCATCAGTCCTCGCCGGCAGCGCCGGATTCGGAGACAGACGCGTCGCTGTTCACGCGGATGCGTTCGACGTGCGTGGCCCGTCCGGTCGCCGAATCCACGCTGACCAGCAAGCCACAAAGTCGGATGTCGTCGGCGGCCACATCGAAGGGGGCGTGCAGCCCGGTGAGCAGAGCCTTGAGCACGCGGTCTTTTCTCCGACCGAGTACGGAGTCGTAAGGGCCGGTCATGCCGACGTCGGTGATGTACGCCGTGCCGTTGGGCAGGATGCGTTCGTCCGCCGTGGGAATGTGCGTATGCGTGCCGAAGACCACGCTGACCCGACCGTCGAAGTGCCAGCCTATAGCGACTTTTTCGCTTGTCGCCTCGGCGTGAACGTCTACGGCGATGATTTTCACGTCTTGCGGGATCTGGCTGAGGGTTTTCTCGATGGCCTGAAACGGGCAGTCGGTGGGGGGCTTCATGTACAGCCGGCCGAGGACGGTCACGACCGCGACTTTCGGTCCGAGCGGCGTCTCATAGACGGCCCATCCCTTGCCAGGGGCGGCTTGGGCGAAGTTGGCCGGCCTTGCGATGTCCTGAGCCCGTTCCAGAACGGGGATGATCTCCTGCCGCCGGAACGCATGATCGCCGAGCGTGATGAGGTGGATCCCATAGCGACGGAACTTTTCGTAAAGCTGGTGGGTCAAACCGGAACCGCCGGCCGCGTTTTCCGCGTTGCAGATGATGCAGTGCAGGTCGTACTGCTCGACCAGCTTGGGCAGCTTTTGGGACAGGATGAATCGTCCGGGGCGACCGACGGTATCGCCGATGCACAACAGGTTGACTTGCATATGGATCTTTCCAGCCGCGGGTGCGCCTTGGCCTCCGCGGACCCGTCAGTTTAGCGGGGTTTTGCCCGTCCGGCAAGAGCCGGCCCGTGCAGCCGTGCGTCGTTTTCCGCGCTTGCATGAGGTTCTATTGTCGGGTCGAGGATTCATGAACCGAAGTGCCTGAGCGGCAGGACTCAAGCCAGCGTATCAGGTCATCGGTGGAAGGCAGAGACCCTTTTTGGAGGATGCGGGTGAGTCTGTCGTGCTGGATCGAATGGATTCCGAGGTTGCGGGTACGAGTCGTGATTGCCTCACCGGCTTCCCAGGTGTCGTCGGCAGGAGCGGTGGGATTCGAGGTCGTGGGAACGGTTCTAAGGCGTATTGCGGGCTGCCCGGCCGTGGATACCAGGGCCCAGCGTGCAGGGGCGCCCGCCGCATGCTGCAGGGTGGCGATAATGGTAGCGAGTGCTTGAGGATTCATGGCCCGCAGGGGCACGTCCAGCACGATCTCGCCGTCGGGCATGGTCAGCGAGGCAAGCCGGTGCAGCCACTCGATCGAGTATTCGGCGTATCCGTCGGTTGGTGCGGCCGGTTGACCCTGCTGGTAGAGCAGGTCGTACCGCTCGTGTTGGAGTCGCAAAGCCCGGAAGGCGGTTGCCCGGACGAACCGCGTTCTCCCGGGCGGCCGGGGCAGCGTTTCCTGAGTGAGGCCGCCGGGGCAGGGAATGATGTCGACCCTTGCCTTGCCGAGCCCTGCCCATCGGGCGGATGAACCGGCGTCGACCCCGACAAGGCAGATGCGTCGCGCGGAGGGTAACTCGCTTGTGGCGAGCCAGCTCAGATCGGTCGGCAAGGGCCGGATCGCACGGTCGGCTTCCCAACGGTCCCATCGGCGCGTGGCCGCGGGAAAGAGGATGATGGCGGCGGTCAGGGAGGCAAATACCAGAGCAAGCCGCTCGTGCCGGATGCGCGCGGGGCGGTCTTCTTCGTAGATCTGGACGATGCCGCCGAGGGCCATCATGACGAGTGCGCCGGCGGTCATCATACCTACGGGGCCGAGGGCCTGATGTGCCCACCATCGGCAGGCGATGAGGCCCACGGCCAATCCCGCCAATACCGCGCCGGCAAGCTGGGCGAAGCCCTGAGTCTCGCTGGCGGATCGTGCCAGCCAGGCCAGCTCGGCATAGTGCAGGGCGTAGCCGAAGGTGAATCCCAGGAGGAGAAGCTGGAGCAACTCCGACCATGGCCTGCCGGGGCAGAAGGCCGCCAGGATTGACGCGGTTCCCGCGCCGATGCCCGCTACCCACGCCGCCATCCCACAGCCTGAGGCGGAACGGGTCAGGTGTCGAGCGTGTTGCCAGGCGACGGCTGTTCCGGCGCCCAGCGTCAGGAGATACCAGCCCCATTGCGTGTGGGTTGAGGGCCGATCTTGGGCACCGACTTCCCGACAAGTTACCCAACCCGTACCGGCCAGGACGGCGGCAATTCCCCAGACGACGAGCAAGACCCAGATCAACCCTTCGGTTCCTCCGGGCAACTCGGGCGCCGTTTCAGTGGCAGGGGGCGCACCGGCCGGTTGGTCGGTACGCTGTGAGGTCTTGGCGGCCAGGGCGGCCACGACGAAGAGGGGCAGCACTCCTATCATGAACTCCTGGGCTCCCGAAAGCGTTTGCGCCATCCATTTGGCGCTCAACAGGAGCGCCAAGCCCGGTCCCGCGAGGATACCGGCGACCAATCCGGGACGTTGCCGGGGGGGGTGCTCGTGAGCCGCGACATTAGCCAGCGTGGCGATGAGCAGGCCGTGCAGGATCCAAGGGGGACCGATAAGCAAGACGGTGCCGAGCCATTCGAGGGCGGAGAGAGTCAAGTTGGTCCAGAAGAAATGTTGGAGGAGGTAGTGATAAACGCGAGCGACGGGCCCCATGAGCAGGAGCGTTGCCAGAGAGACCGCTCCTGCCAAGCATGCCAGCACTGAGATGGAAAGCCAGACCAGCGAGCGATCTCGCTGCCGAGTAGCCCTGAGCACCAGGAGAGACCCAATGACATCGTCGTTCGCTTCGTCGGATCGCCGGGCTCGCCTCTGAATGAACCGGGCGATCCCGACGATGGCTCGCCCGGGGAGCCATGGTCCCACGGCGGCGGCCAAAAGGGCGACGGCCACGACCATAGAGGTCGTTTCGGCGTCGGGTCCGATGGCTGCCGCGAAGACCTTCTGTGACGCGGAGCACTGCCAGCCAATCGCCAATCCTACGAGTATCATGGATGCATATGCGGGCAAGGGGCCGTCTAGCGCCCATTGACTCCGATCCCTGATGAGGGGCAGGAAACCACCGCGACCGGCGGGCCGTGCTCCAAGAAGGGTTTCGGCGATTGCGGCGGGGTCGGCGGGACGCGGAGCGGGGGCGTGCGCGCTTGCCGGGCGCGGCTTTTCAGACGCCTTTGTTTTGGAGATCGGTCGTCGGCCGGTACGTCTTGCCATTTTCTGATCCAACCAGGCCGTACATCGCAAGGTCGCCTGTTTTACGGCGGTCGGCCTCGCGGCCGGTCTTTTGGTTTCGGCGACCTGGATGACGGCCGCTTTGACTCTGCGACGTAGAACCGCACCGCCTGTGGGTTCAGGGTTGGGAAGGCCCATAACCGGTGCGTGCTCTACGGCAGCATATCTGTTTTGGTTTTTAGAGCTAGAGGAGAGTCGTCTGCAAGGGGTCAAACCATTCTTGTTTGCCGTCGTCGGTTTGCAGGATGAGCCCGCCGAAGGGATCAACGGCTATCGTTGTGCCGCTCCACTCGCGTCCGCGGGCGCGCAGCCGGACCCTCTGGCCGACAGGTTCGGCATATTGTTCCCAGGCTGAGCGGATGGCCTGGAACGAAGCGGGGGGGCTCGCCCGCAAGGTGACGTCGGCCAGCCTGTGGTCCAGGTGCTGCAAGAGTGCCTTGGCCACCTCGATCCTTTCGATGGGATGCGACGCCTCGATCTCCAGCGAGGTGGCGAAGGTCCGCAATTCGGGGGGGAAATGACCGGCGTGTTGCAGGCAGTTGATGCCGATCCCAATGACCCAGGCTCGATGCATCTGGGCGACAGGGCGGGACTCGATCAAGATGCCGCCCAGTTTTCGTCCTGAGACCCGAAGGTCGTTGGGCCACTTGATGGTCGGCGTGATTTCGGTGGACTGGCGAATGGCTTCACAGGCCGCGATGGCCGAGACCAGCGTCAGATGCCCGGAAAACTGGGCGGTCGGTGTCGGCCTGCCGGAATTCTCCAAGGCTTGCAGCTCAACATGCCCGCCCGGGGACGGCCCGGTGTTCGCTGCGGTCAATTCCTGATCGGCTGGCACGATGACCACGCTGCAGAGAATACTTGCCCCCCGAGGTGAGAGCCAACGCCTGCCGAAGCGGCCGCGTCCGGCAGTCTGATAATCTGCCATGACGACCAGCCCGTCGGCTTCCCGGCCGTCAGGTCCGCCCATTGTGCGGATGGAGTCCAGTGCCAAAGTATTGGTGCTGAGTGTTTCGGCCACGGTGATCATGTGCCGTCCGACCCGTCGGGGTGTCCAACCTTGCCGCAGTTGTTCGGCGGTCAGCGTAGTGCGTGAGCGTAATGACATGGGCAGGACAGTAACCCGATGCGGCCGTGACTGCAATCGTTCGCAGGCCGTCAAATCCTGCAGCAGTTCGTTGTTCCGAGGCCCATGACACGAGTCGCGAGGCCGTTGTATGTTTTGAAGGTCGTGTCCTATGATGAGGCGTTGGCGGCGAGCGTGCCGGGCCGAGGAGTTGTTGTTGTGCGACTGAACAAAGGGTTGGACCAGTCAGTGGACGTTTGTCGCCTGCCGACATCGCGTTACACGGGTCCGATCATTGACGCCCATTGCCATGGTGGCCGGTCCCGCGCCACTCGGCGGATGATTCGAGCCGGTGAGTTGTTCGGAATACGCAAGTGGGTGTTGATCTGCAGGGTCGATGAGATTGCGGCGCTTCGGCGGAGGCACGGTGACCGTGTGGCGTTCAACGCATGGTCTGAGCACGAGCTTGTCGGTCGGGATCAGCCATTCACGGACGCGAATCTGCGAATTGTTGAGCGGGCGGTGAGGGCGGGGGCGGTCTCGATCAAGTTCTGGTACAAGCCTGAGTTCAATGAGCGGTCGGGCGTGTGGTTCGACGACCCGCGGCTGGACCCGGTGTTTGATGCCATCCAGCAGTCGGGCCTGTCCGTTCTCGTACATATTGCGGATCCGGATATCTGGTGGCGGCACCGCTACAGCGACCCGTTGAGGTTCGAGTCGAAGCGACTGACCTATCGGCAGCTAACCAACACCCTGGAGCGATTTCCCTCGCTGCGGGTCTTGCTGGCCCACATGGGGGGCTGGCCCGAAAACCTGTCGTTTCTGGCTGAGCTGTTGGACCGACATCCCAACCTTTACCTGGACACGTCGGGGACGAAATGGATCGCTCGCGAGCTGTCTCGACGGCCGGCGGAGTCTCGCGATTTCTTCGTCCGATATGCGGACAGGCTGCTGTTCGGAAGCGATCTTGTCGCATTCAAGCATGCCACGTTTGAGCATCATTGTTCGCGATACTGGGCGCATCGGTTTCTGTACGAGCGATCGGACACGGTTCGTTCGCCGATCGAGGACGAGGATGCCGGCGGGAGGGTGTTTCTGGCGGGCATGAATCTGCCCGACGCAGTTCTGGACCGTCTGTATTACGCGAATGCAGCGAGTTTCTTTCGGCTTGGCGGGTAGTTATGGGTGAACGGTCACAGGGCGGCCGCACTGGTGCGGGGGGGTGACTGTCCCGGCGGTTCGCAACGAGCGTGATGCCCTGTCTGTCGAAATCACAGAACTGGCGGGTCCGGCCTTGTGCTTCATCGTGATGTATCCCTGACTTGTCCCAATGCCCTCGGCAATCTATCCCGGGTGGAAGACTTGGCGCTTGGGGGCGCGAACCAGAAGTCTTCGGATCCCTGTCCGGCCTAAGCGCTTATGATTGTATGGTTTAGGGACGTTCTGGTTCGCTTGCGACCACGTGTGCCAAGAGCGGGCAGCGTGAAAAAAAAGTGCCTGCAGGTCATATCGAACTATGATTGGGCCGGTCGGCCTGATATAATGCAGTGTGGAGTCGGCGCTCGATGGGCGACTTTTCGGTGGCCTTTAATGCGCCTTGGCGGAGCTGATCTGTACGGTCCTGTAAAACAAAGGTGTGAGGGAAGATATGAGCGAGGAGCGGCACACGGACGCGCAGGTGAACTCTTCACGTTATCATCATCATTGCTGTAAATACCGTTCAAGCATCGCTGGATGCGCGAACGAGGGTTTGGTGGGCAAGATGAGATGGGCCTGGTCGGGGTTCTGGCACTTTGTCCTTCGCAACCGAGTGGCGATCTTTATTGCCTCTCTTTTCTGGCTTCTGTATCGCAGTGGAACGAAGCCGCAAAGGCTCGCTTACCCGTGTCAGCAGGTCGCGGCCGTCAACGTCGGGGCGTTTATTGCGGCCCTCATTCCTGTCAGTCTGTTCTTGCGCAAACACAAGCACGGCCAGGTGTTGCCCAAGGCCGTGATCGTGCGGCGGCAAGTGATTGCCGCGGCGATCCTGTGCGTTGTTGGTGTCGTCGGTATCGAAACCTACCAGTACGCGGATCAGTTGCTCCAACCGGCAGCGACGTTGCCGAACGTGCCTCCGCCGGCGGTTGAGCCACCTCCGGCCGTCGTGGGCATCGCGCACAGGCCGTATCCGAACTGGCGCAAGGATGGCAGTCCGATACCCCCGCGCGCCCCGTTCACCGCCGCAGAGATCGACGGGCTGGTCGAGCGGGCAGTCACGTTGGCAGGCGGACTCGACCAGATCATGGTGGACAAGAACAGCGATGGAGTGCTCGACATCGTTCTGAAGCCGAATCTGGTTACCGAGATTCCCGTTGCGACCTATCCTGAGAACGGTATCGTCACGGACCCGCGCGTGATGGCCTCGGTCGTGAGACTCGTGAAGGAGGCAGCGGGGCGGACAGGTCTCAGTACGCTGGTAAGGATTGCCGAAGGCTCGGCCTGTGGTTTCCCGTGGGACGGCGGGAATCTGACGCGGACCGTCACCAAGACGGCCTTCATCAACTGCGGCTACACGACTGATCCTGCGTCCGGGCGGCAATGGTTCATATACGACCCGACGGTGGAACTGGTCGACCTCAACGATTCCGGAGGACTTGATCAGTTCGATCCGGCGAAGGTCACACAGGTGACCATCGACAACGCGCTTTGCCGTCGCAAGTATTGGGTACCCAACATCGTGCTTCATTGCGACGTGTTGATCAACGTTCCGACGCTCAAGAATCACTCCAATGCGGACGTGACCGTCTCAATGAAGAGCCAGGGAATCGGCTGCGGGCCGAGCGACATCTACCACTCGCGGCCCGCATACGGAGTACCGCTTCACCTGCAACAGATGAAGCATGCGATGCACTTTACGGATGTTCCGGGGCTGAACGCCTGGGATCCCGGCCAGGCATCCGGCTGGGACTATCCCGCGAATCCCGGGTCAGACGAGAACGCCATCGTGAACTACACGATTGTGGATATGAACCTGTTCAGGCCCATGGACTTTGCGATCGTTGACGGGCTGATCGGCATCACCAACGGTCCCGCTTCTTGGCCTGCCACACAACCCAACCCGAATATGCAGTTGATCGTCGCCGGAAAAGACGCGGTCGCGGTGGATACGACGTCTGCCTTGTTGATGGGTTACGACCCGCAATACGTGCGGTATCTCCGCTGGGCATATAACCGGCAACTGGGCACGATGAATACGTCCAGAATCACTCAGATGGGTGACCACGTAGCCCTGTGGCGGTATCCATTTGAGGCCAACTGGGGCAGCACTCACGCCCCGAACGGCTCGCAGGCCGAGACCAGCCCGCCGATGCTTGGTGGGATTTCGGTTCTCGAAGGCTCGATGCTTGTGACCGGCCAAACGGTCACGGTCAACAGCTTTTCTGATAACGTTGGGGTAACACGAGCCGAGCTGGCCGTTGCCGTTCTGGGTTCAGACCTGTTGACCAACGGTGATTTCGAGAACGGTGAGACAGGTTGGACCAAGTGGCAGGCCGATTGGAGCACAGGTTTGGAGTGGGACTTCAACAACCCCAACGTCAGCTCGATGGGTGGAACCAAATGCCTTCGCCTTGGAAAGGAGACGACCCTTGCCAGTTTCGGCGTTTATCAACAGGTTGCCGTCACGCCCGGCAAGACCTATCGATTGGACTGCCAGTGGAAGGGCAAACGGCTGGGTACCATGAACTGGTGGGAGGTCATCCTGATCGACGGGCCCTTCAGCCTGCAGCAAGCGGATGACGCCGAATACGTCGAGAAAAACTACATGTTTGCCTATGACAATATGACCTACGGTTTCCCCGGCGCGATCGGCACGGGCTTCGGCTGGGTCTGGACGCACAACCAGTATGCCCCACCGAAGGACCAAGTGGACTGGAATCATCGCCTGGGGCGTCGTAAGGCGACGGGGAACATCATGACGGTCGTTCTCAAGGCGGGCAGCAACACCGCGGGCGGCGTCGAGGCGTACTTTGACAACGTGACGCTTCGAGAAGTGAGCGAAGACTATGTGCTTGATGCCGTTTCCAACCCGACGTGGGGGGCGCAGTTGGCGGCAGACATGAGTTCACTGCCGGTCGGCCAGTATCCGGGCGAGCTTCGGGTTACCATTTACGACGCGATGCTCAACGAAAGCAGCATTTACCGCAACGTCCATCTGCAGCCCATTCCGCTCAATCCGTGGGTTTGCAAAAACAGGGACGCCTTGTATCAGGAGGTTTTCGTCGGAGATCCGATTCCCGCGGATAACGTGGAGATCTGGAACTGCGGCGGTGAGGGCGGCGA
Coding sequences within:
- the xseA gene encoding exodeoxyribonuclease VII large subunit; this encodes MESPRPAFDPDRMAVAKARPAVPSEMTVSQLNALIKLLIADSLPGTIHLVGEISNLKRADSGHFYLTLKDKNSEIRAVVWRSAASAIKFKPTDGMEVIATGHVEVYEPRGQYQFIIRKLEPRGTGALDLAFRQLHARLAKEGLFDKERKKPLPRFPQRIAVVTSPTGAAIRDILRTLQRRFPCVWVFVYPVRVQGEGAAEEIATAIRRLNEQSAALGNIDVIIVGRGGGSLEDLWAFNEEIVARAVVAGRIPIISGVGHEVDVTICDLAADLRAPTPTAAAVAAVPSAAEILNSLTDVARRLGRAMNHQVAMAQSRLAGLERLEWFRDPLAILHRREQSLDEIASRLRLLLSRRTADAHRRLNRFEAILAAIQPKAFLQQEHARVVQIAYRLNWALQQQVRRSERRLELAREAFLAASPAVRIPRHRQDLKALQHALEQTLRHRIENTRDRLDSLEARLQATSYRGTLARGFTITRRMPDRRIITAAHQVSAGQDVATETAQGEFISRVNPLPREA
- a CDS encoding DVUA0089 family protein, which produces MSQKMNSSNSGVRVAVLALALATALGGSFAAWAKDVPTGFPPGSPFGRPPGPFPPKRLSPDLPWCRYPYRTQAPSQLKTAPQKARVVTLQEIEPNDIGWQAQTVPVSSSIGDEIDATVKGSIEQGDDVDFYRIFVNKGDVVGLAVTTNRDPYDSRPDLGLDPVVAVCDLTEDVLVKNDDDGGITSIYPPSSPLPRIETPYYWFYRWDSALSWIAPETGDYLIRVTSFESSRRGDYELKIVLRRPAHEHQAVGATQIIFLDFDGVEDFNAVEVFGYGWYLTDLSPMRDFLSRWGLTLADEAAVVDAVVAVFQERLDNIRRADLNGDRDVDSVDGHMDVEIRNSRDHADPWGQPNVTRIIIGGSMYELGIPTLGIAQSIDPGNFAPEETAVVLLDYLSDPDPTNLDSINAIPRAPNFSMVDAVGRVVGAIAAHEAVHTLGLWHTDNSNDVACLIDTGGNGIADEGGVGPDGIMGTGDDEMPELVPDEYDPYEGVGTDGLELTDVRVAFALSTGKRLDIEPPPPVTEVPLVSISAMPKIGVAPLTVNFAGGGVDPSGGQFVVFNWDFGDQTAGTGAYVSHTYNAPGTYVVRLSGVTNNAETAQTVTEVIVLSQPNQLPSARIIATPTKGAAPLMVLFQAEAEDPDGEIISYGWDFGDGQGGSGQAIDHVYLAQGVYVVTLSVTDNLGATQRVTKVITVTGPSPSASANEPGDTGAGLPIPLVNTCGAGAASGLVATLAGLMGMALMRRRH
- a CDS encoding amidohydrolase family protein, which codes for MRLNKGLDQSVDVCRLPTSRYTGPIIDAHCHGGRSRATRRMIRAGELFGIRKWVLICRVDEIAALRRRHGDRVAFNAWSEHELVGRDQPFTDANLRIVERAVRAGAVSIKFWYKPEFNERSGVWFDDPRLDPVFDAIQQSGLSVLVHIADPDIWWRHRYSDPLRFESKRLTYRQLTNTLERFPSLRVLLAHMGGWPENLSFLAELLDRHPNLYLDTSGTKWIARELSRRPAESRDFFVRYADRLLFGSDLVAFKHATFEHHCSRYWAHRFLYERSDTVRSPIEDEDAGGRVFLAGMNLPDAVLDRLYYANAASFFRLGG
- a CDS encoding TIGR00282 family metallophosphoesterase; the protein is MQVNLLCIGDTVGRPGRFILSQKLPKLVEQYDLHCIICNAENAAGGSGLTHQLYEKFRRYGIHLITLGDHAFRRQEIIPVLERAQDIARPANFAQAAPGKGWAVYETPLGPKVAVVTVLGRLYMKPPTDCPFQAIEKTLSQIPQDVKIIAVDVHAEATSEKVAIGWHFDGRVSVVFGTHTHIPTADERILPNGTAYITDVGMTGPYDSVLGRRKDRVLKALLTGLHAPFDVAADDIRLCGLLVSVDSATGRATHVERIRVNSDASVSESGAAGED
- a CDS encoding biotin--[acetyl-CoA-carboxylase] ligase, producing the protein MITVAETLSTNTLALDSIRTMGGPDGREADGLVVMADYQTAGRGRFGRRWLSPRGASILCSVVIVPADQELTAANTGPSPGGHVELQALENSGRPTPTAQFSGHLTLVSAIAACEAIRQSTEITPTIKWPNDLRVSGRKLGGILIESRPVAQMHRAWVIGIGINCLQHAGHFPPELRTFATSLEIEASHPIERIEVAKALLQHLDHRLADVTLRASPPASFQAIRSAWEQYAEPVGQRVRLRARGREWSGTTIAVDPFGGLILQTDDGKQEWFDPLQTTLL